The DNA segment TCGATCCACAGGTTCATCGTATCACACGCGATGAAAACCGGGTCTGAAATTTGATCGAGCACCTCGAGTTGGAGGCTCGGGTGTATGTTTCCCAGAAAGACGAACTGCGAATTCTTGTATGCGCTGGGTAGGCGCGGATGAAAATTCTCAAAGACATTGAGGTGCGTGGCCAGTGTGTCGCGCTGGTTGAGATCGTAGCCGTATTTACCGGTCCATCGGAATGTTTTTCCTTGCTGTACTTCGAGTCCCCGCAGGTCGAGGGAACAGGCGGTAAGAAGCTCCATATGCTCCGCAGGAAAGTCATTTCCGACAACGGCGACAAGGCGTGGCTGATTGAAATATCTCGCCGCGAGAGCAAAGTAAACGGCCGAGCCGCCAAGAGCTTCGTTATTCTCTCCGAACGGCGTAATAACCGTATCCAAAGCGACGGATCCTACAATAAGAACGGACATACCTTCTCCTCGCTTGACGTCATAGGAGTTCGCAACAGGAAATTTAATGCGGTCCTGCAGGGACAGCGGATGATTCGATCCTATCATATC comes from the Candidatus Abyssobacteria bacterium SURF_5 genome and includes:
- a CDS encoding sugar kinase, encoding MSVLIVGSVALDTVITPFGENNEALGGSAVYFALAARYFNQPRLVAVVGNDFPAEHMELLTACSLDLRGLEVQQGKTFRWTGKYGYDLNQRDTLATHLNVFENFHPRLPSAYKNSQFVFLGNIHPSLQLEVLDQISDPVFIACDTMNLWIENERDTLCRLIKRVDAIVLNDSEARELAQEPNLAKAARQIHEMGCRRVIIKKGEHGCLFFTPHSHFSAPAYPLESVNDPTGAGDSFAGGFMGYLSQSGDIDDFTIRRAIVYGSVLASFTVELFGVDRLIDLSTEQIHSRYQEFLEITRFSP